A genomic window from Betta splendens chromosome 17, fBetSpl5.4, whole genome shotgun sequence includes:
- the LOC114844593 gene encoding uncharacterized protein LOC114844593 yields the protein MACNESGGRRFLLSFGLFVAVSCSFCNCASLTRLEALHKFQGQPEGSLLHHGRLLVGQSSLQGSKPKITEAAAVDLDVDSDYQADMVWEPPAEWAAGPRPSPDSRAVEQLLKLEPEVECTGDSMHLNVRNPGSTPGSLFLVDRGGHLPPLPLSKLPPSCGFTFKSTQGHLVFVAPYDGCFVAREGDSYVLPLRWFGLAVRMSCPLTRPSAKPPMVTCHSEGMIVKTGWTVPVAKIGVKLKGSWEPLMKASSTCGFSVVVHPEGLVISAHYAPCLEEKDGMYTLELTGDGESTISCPSLSASHPEPAEGARPHPDRHHPHSKPPGSPPFPVSPGKPHDAVAAATPDPQVPHYPVPFYVPPQPGPLSAQPPVTEPQVTHPAGQPEHHEPNPSSPFVFYNLPLVDPAFFNEPHAEHFFYQDPFYHGFPASDHHPMPMPLKQEAVASSPQSPASPHPEAPHAPSGLVQQLEQVPAPSSNGKKPQPLTQHPSNGGAVPPDSPWFSPVHCPKVCPSGFSNCCPQLAFNQYLHLAPVGFGRKRTGFGGSWDSAHHNNHNPAEPLQVHSASLQSGASGNRHEYLQPPDGVHAPQARRHPSELHLPDSFYNLPYVDPFHPAPYSVPSRPWAPDYPSFNQMVQFEPYNVHGPKLRHHFMNSLGLNQKPAAWQLQPSHSQARELPELDPLHVPDPNLQEGQAPLVPASSHSQLSVNAMTDYTAHDQTGHPDSEPQSNVLLHHGPAGWRMGGWSDSHSNPGPSFPREHYHRAAWDR from the exons ATGGCGTGTAATGAGAGTGGGGGTCGCAGGTTTTTATTGTCTTTTGGACTTTTTGTGGCTGTAAGTTGTTCGTTTTGCAATTGTGCCAGCCTCACCAGGTTGGAAGCTCTGCATAAATTCCAAGGTCAGCCTGAAGGAAGCCTTCTGCACCATGGTAGACTCTTAGTTGGGCAAAGTTCTCTACAAGGTTCTAAACCCAAGAttacagaggctgcagctgtcgACCTGGACGTCGATTCCGATTACCAGGCAGATATGG tgtgGGAGCCGCCTGCAGAGTGGGCTGCTGGTCCAAGGCCGAGCCCGGACAGCAGAGCAGTGGAGCAACTCCTTAAACTGGAACCAGAGGTTGAATGCACGGGCGACTCCATGCATCTCAACGTGAGAAATCCTGGTTCCACACCGGGGTCGTTGTTCCTCGTGGACAGGG GGGGTcacctgcctcctctgcctctgtccaAGTTGCCACCGAGCTGCGGCTTCACGTTCAAGTCGACGCAAGGGCACCTGGTGTTCGTGGCTCCCTACGATGGCTGCTTTGTTGCCCGTGAG GGGGACAGCTACGTCCTGCCGCTGCGTTGGTTCGGGCTAGCGGTGCGCATGTCCTGCCCCTTAACGAGACCCTCAGCCAAGCCGCCGATGGTCACCTGCCACTCCGAGGGCATGATTGTGAAAACGGGCTGGACCGTCCCCGTCGCTAAAATCGGTGTCAAAC TGAAGGGAAGCTGGGAGCCCCTGATGAAGGCCTCGTCCACCTGCGGGTTCAGCGTGGTCGTGCATCCTGAAGGCTTGGTCATCTCCGCTCACTACGCCCCCTgcctggaggagaaggacgggATGTACACTCTGGAACTGACTGGCGATGGGGAATCTACAATTTCCTGTCCATCCCTGTCAGCGTCTCATCCTGAGCCTGCGGAAGGCGCCCGTCCACACCCAGACCGCCATCATCCGCATTCGAAGCCTCCAGGTTCGCCTCCGTTCCCAGTGTCTCCTGGGAAACCACATGACGCGGTGGCAGCGGCGACGCCCGATCCCCAGGTCCCTCACTACCCGGTTCCGTTCTATGTTCCACCCCAGCCTGGCCCGCTCTCTGCACAGCCACCAGTAACGGAACCACAGGTGACGCACCCTGCAGGTCAACCTGAGCACCACGAACCGAATCCCTCATCGCCATTTGTCTTTTATAATCTGCCATTAGTGGACCCGGCCTTTTTTAATGAACCCCACGCAGAGCACTTTTTCTACCAGGACCCATTTTACCATGGCTTTCCGGCTTCTGATCATCATCCGATGCCCATGCCTCTTAAACAGGAAGCCGTTGCTTCATCCCCACAGAGCCCAGCGTCACCGCATCCTGAAGCCCCCCATGCGCCGTCTGGTTTGGTGCAGCAACTAGAACAGGTCCCTGCTCCATCCAGTAATGGTAAAAAACCCCAACCCCTCACCCAGCACCCTTCTAATGGTGGTGCCGTTCCCCCGGACTCTCCATGGTTCTCCCCTGTGCACTGTCCTAAAGTTTGTCCATCCGGCTTCTCTAACTGCTGTCCACAACTGGCCTTTAATCAGTATCTCCACCTGGCTCCAGTCGGCTTTGGCCGTAAACGTACTGGGTTTGGCGGCAGCTGGGATTCTGCTCACCACAATAATCATaacccagcagaaccactgCAAGTGCATTCTGCTTCACTTCAGTCCGGTGCGTCTGGAAACCGACACGAATACCTCCAGCCACCAGATGGCGTCCACGCTCCGCAGGCCAGGAGACATCCCAGTGAGCTTCACCTGCCTGATAGCTTTTATAACTTGCCATACGTGGATCCATTTCATCCAGCTCCCTACAGCGTGCCGTCGAGGCCCTGGGCCCCAGATTACCCCTCGTTTAATCAGATGGTGCAGTTTGAGCCGTATAACGTGCACGGCCCAAAGCTGCGACATCATTTTATGAATAGTCTTGGCCTAAATCAAAAGCCTGCAGCCTGGCAGCTGCAGCCGTCGCACTCGCAGGCCCGGGAGCTACCTGAACTGGACCCGCTCCATGTCCCTGACCCGAATCTTCAAGAAGGTCAAGCTCCATTAGTCCCCGCCTCCTCACATTCACAGCTGTCGGTGAACGCCATGACTGATTACACGGCGCACGATCAAACTGGGCACCCGGATTCCGAACCACAGAGCAATGTGCTGCTGCACCACGGCCCGGCCGGTTGGAGGATGGGTGGTTGGAGTGACTCTCACTCAAACCCTGGTCCAAGTTTCCCACGAGAACACTACCATCGGGCCGCCTGGGACCGGTGA
- the ahsg2 gene encoding alpha-2-HS-glycoprotein 2, with product MHPVAVTVVLGILVGVQAQILLPARPQCDSPLVEEAAVAARNHLNAQHTHGYKYELNRIEDVKVYTEPNGVETYVLEVDLLETDCHALDPTPLANCTVRPKHLTAVEGDCDVVLKKVGGALTVTAFKCKTEASTEDLCLGCYTLLPLNDTGALNFIHASLATFNNNTVNATYDIYQIGRMSSQIVSGGPQYLTEYVISEVNCTGGNCVPLDEATVKRGLCRASGRSTAHNVDCKIFPNLTPLVDANATGPAVPPVIHAHNKHGFGHHKLTPFHNPHLSTHLSAESPESESAEMVQAAPKAAAPAADAAAPAVDAAAPAVDAAAPAVDAAPAAPAAAEPAVALETSDSMEVNPRFMFKREVVLAAPVHAPLPPPPCPGRVRFFK from the exons ATGCATCCCGTGGCCGTCACTGTGGTTCTGGGGATACTGGTGGGGGTGCAGGCCCAGATCCTGCTGCCTGCCCGGCCTCAGTGCGACTCCCcgctggtggaggaggccgCCGTGGCCGCAAGAAATCACCTCAATGCCCAACACACGCACGGGTACAAGTATGAGCTGAACAGGATCGAGGATGTGAAGGTCTACACTGAG CCTAATGGAGTGGAGACATATGTTCTGGAGGTCGATCTGCTGGAGACCGACTGTCACGCGTTGGATCCCACACCTCTCGCCAACTGCACAGTCCGGCCCAAACACCTCACG GCAGTGGAGGGAGACTGCGACGTGGTGCTGAAGAAGGTCGGCGGAGCTCTGACCGTCACTGCGTTCAAGTGTAAAACAGAGG CGTCGACCGAGGACCTGTGCCTGGGCTGCTAcaccctcctccccctgaaCGACACGGGCGCCCTGAACTTCATCCACGCTTCTCTGGCGACGTTCAACAACAACACCGTGAACGCGACCTACGACATTTACCAGATCGGAAGGATGTCGTCACAG ATCGTGTCCGGTGGGCCGCAGTATTTAACGGAATACGTCATCTCTGAGGTCAACTGCACCGGCGGTAACTGCGTACCTCTGGACGAAGCCACGGTT AAACGAGGGCTTtgcagggccagtggccgaagCACTGCTCACAATGTGGACTGCAAGATTTTTCCCAACCTG ACGCCTCTTGTGGACGCCAACGCCACCGGACCTGCAGTTCCACCCGTGATCCACGCGCACAACAAGCACGGCTTCGGACACCACAAGCTCACCCCGTTCCACAACCCGCACCTGAGCACCCACCTGTCCGCAGAGTCACCTGAATCCGAGTCAGCTGAAATGGTGCAAGCGGCCCCGAAAGCGGCCGCACCCGCCGCTGACGCGGCCGCACCCGCCGTTGACGCGGCCGCACCCGCGGTTGACGCGGCCGCACCCGCCGTTGACGCGGCCCCAGCGGCTCCAGCCGCTGCCGAGCCCGCAGTGGCCTTAGAGACCTCAGACAGCATGGAGGTCAACCCCAGGTTCATGTTTAAGAGGGAAGTCGTACTCGCTGCACCGGTGCACGCGCCCCTTCCTCCGCCACCGTGTCCAGGACGCGTCCGGTTCTTCAAGTGA
- the LOC114845071 gene encoding sentrin-specific protease 5-like — MGSIKKISHQCGKAKRRLYFKLQHWMWRKRWEEKCPFRKFTTKRQASRTRPSSGPHLILKTQLIKNKRRCPRRRTLNHASAAVPLLACATEDPENMRGGQKSLLKLCESDSVSEGCETADASVRSLTMIETNACGNITPVPRKVIPSQRLEAVSPSGKHAVPAGGEQAPNTDTEERTLSSSQSVVTSTDMIKDIHEFLSDFYRIYGSFIPLQRSDVLTHLKLKYNEDFSDRKNDIISEVTTYQNVIVQEPLPFFQVVYKKHTLTLEDLLTLADQNWLNDQVINLYGELIMASAHQEVHFLNSFFHRQLMTKGYDGVKRWTKQVDLFSKSLLLVPIHLEVHWCLVTADIVNKRICLYDSQGNALQKVARNILKYLITMAKEKRQTAFEDGWTVSYTEKSPQQTNENDCGVFVLEYCRCLALAKPLHFSQSNIPKIRKRIYKELCDRRLHEEG; from the exons ATGGGTTCCATCAAGAAAATTTCCCATCAGTGTGGGAAAGCTAAGAGACgtttgtattttaagttacaGCACTGGATGTGGAGGAAGCGGTGGGAGGAGAAATGCCCTTTCAGGAAATTCACAACCAAGAGACAAGCTTCTAGGACCAGGCCCAGCTCTGGCCCTCATCTTATTTTAAAGACTCAactgataaaaaacaaaaggagatgTCCAAGGCGGCGCACACTTAACCATGCGTCAGCTGCTGTGCCACTGCTTGCATGTGCTACTGAAGATCCAGAGAACATGCGTGGAGGGCAGAAGTCCCTGCTAAAACTGTGTGAATCTGACAGTGTGTCAGAAGGCTGTGAGACTGCAGATGCTTCTGTGCGATCTTTGACTATGATAGAGACAAATGCATGTGGGAACATTACACCAGTACCAAGAAAAGTGATCCCGTCTCAGAGACTTGAAGCTGTAAGCCCATCAGGAAAGCACGCTGTCCCAGCAGGTGGGGAACAGGctccaaacacagacactgaggaGAGAACCCTCTCATCTTCTCAATCTGTTGTCACCAGTACAGACATGATTAAGGACATCCATG AATTCCTCAGTGACTTCTACAGAATATATGGAAGTTTTATCCCACTGCAAAGGAGCGACGTGTTGACACATTTAAAGTTGAAGTATAACGAAGATTTTAGTGACAG GAAGAATGACATCATCTCCGAAGTGACCACATATCAAAATGTGATCGTTCAGGAGCCTCTTCCCTTCTTCCAAGTGGTCTacaagaaacacacactgacactagAGGATTTGTTGACACTGGCAGATCAGAACTGGCTCAATGACCAG GTCATAAACTTGTACGGAGAGTTGATAATGGCATCCGCCCATCAGGAG GTCCATTTCCTCAACAGCTTCTTCCACCGGCAGCTCATGACTAAAGGGTATGATGGTGTAAAGAGGTGGACAAAACAG GTGGATTTGTTTTCTAAAAGTTTGCTCCTGGTGCCCATCCACCTGGAGGTTCACTGGTGTCTGGTCACTGCTGACATCGTCAACAAGAGGATCTGCCTCTATGATTCTCAAGGGAACGCACTGCAGAAGGTTGCAAGG AACATCCTGAAATACTTGATTACTATGGCAAAGGAGAAGCGACAAACGGCCTTTGAAGACGGCTGGACTGTGTCATATACTGAG AAAAGCCCTCAACAGACCAATGAAAACGACTGTGGAGTGTTTGTCTTGGAG TATTGTAGATGCCTCGCTCTCGCCAAACCTCTGCATTTCTCACAGAGCAACATACCAAAGATACGTAAGAGGATCTACAAAGAGCTTTGTGACCGTAGGCTCCATGAAGAAGGCTGA